One Mycteria americana isolate JAX WOST 10 ecotype Jacksonville Zoo and Gardens chromosome 7, USCA_MyAme_1.0, whole genome shotgun sequence genomic window, CCCAAACAGCAGCTCCCCTGTTCCCCGACACAGATAGGCACAACTTCTGCCACTGAGTAGGCTGTCGAGACAGCCTGGGAGAGGACCTGCCCTCAGCACAAGGGCAAGATGCAAACAAGATGATGGGTAAGTCTCTCAGGCCCTGGCTGGGAAGTCTGGTACATTATAAATCACACTGGCCCTTTAAATGCAGCTGGGTTTAATGCAGAAGGCAAGAATCAGGTCATTTGAGGAATTAAAGGCATCAGCGATCTTCACCCTAGTGACGAGGGTCAAACCATGCCCCCTCCCACCAAGGTCAAGTAAACAGGCTTGTGGACACAGGGCTGTCACCATCCCCAAGGAGCATTTCTTCCCGGCAGCACAACCCGGCACACGGAGGCTCAGATACCTGTACAAACAGGGACAGTGGGGACACAAAAAGGCCACACTGCCCTGTGCAGCACCGGGGTCTACAGCTGAATGGCACCGAGGGCTTGTGTCCTATCTCTTGGCAGCCATCCTGCCCAGGCAGGCTTTGCACCTCTGCATGAACAAGTGAGTTTTGCTCACCATGTCTTTTGCTTCCTGCACTCAGTGTGGACTTTTGGCTGCAAGAAGAATCCTAAATAGCACAGTGGTTTTGaaaagcagccctgcagctgcccggTGCAGTATCAACCAGCACCAGAGGCAGGCGAGCCACTTCATGGGTCCAGCAAAGTGGGAGGGCACAGGGgcccacagccctcctcctgctccgcAGGGCTGACAATGCAAGCTGTGAACCAGACATAATGGAGCAATGCCCAGAGTCAGTTGTTCTCACTATGTTTGCTAAACTCCAGCCACAACTTACACGTCCTAGGGGGATAACTGGTTTTATTTGGTATGTCACAATGTTTTAGTTTGTATTTAAAGGCTCTATAAAATCTTAGTAAATGCAGCTTTTCCAGTTGAAGAGAAACACCACCCCTGATGCCTGTGCAAATGGGACAGTAAcacttggctttttttctcctaactgcAAAACGCACAGGAGCTTTTCACTCTGATGTTAAGTTTCCTTAAGCTGCTCTAATGCCTGCAGGGGCATGTGGGGGTGAGAGTAGAGCTGAGCATTCAGGATCTGGGAGACAGTAATTTCTGTTTCACCTAGGCTGCACCAAGCTTTTCTTTGGGCTGCCTGACAGCCAAGTCAGATGCTGCATGCACTAACAAGGACCAGAAGAAGTCAGGAGTTTAAGATAAATTAAGAATTTGACATTGACCTTCACAATCTGCACCAGACAGTTCTTGGTGATCATTTCAGGCAGTGTCTCCCCAACAGACTTCACAAAAACAAATCTTTGTGGTAGAATCTTTGCCTTCAGAGTCAGCTACACACAAACAGAGGCTGGCTGAGGGTTAGTCTGACAGGGAGCCACTGACAAGCAGCAACCTTTCTAGCCATCAGCAGGCTTTGCCATCCCCCTTGGATCGCACAGCACAGTACCAGCCCTCACTGCAGCCCTGCTCACTTTTGCTTTGCTGATTCCCTTGCAGCTCCCATCAAACAGACCCAGCAACACGAAATACAAATGTTAGTGGAGCCTGCTACGCAAGCAGAAAAGCTCCTGAGAGCTAGAttgggtgctgccagccccagcatgATGTGCACATCCAGGGGCGATGTCAGGAGCTAtacaggcagccagcagcaccctgtcccagcccctcCACAGGGGAAGCGCAGTGGGAAACGCCGAGGCTTTGGCTGTAGCCAGGTATGTGTGCGAAAAACAGCACTGCGGGTCTAGGGATGGCTGGTGCTCCAGGGAGGTTTGTAATGGGCACCGTCACTCCTCCTGCAGGTCCTTCTTCCGAAAGGCCTGGAGTCTCCTCCCCACCGTCTGCTGGACGATCTCCAGACCCTCCATGTCCAGTTCCTTCATGAGAAGCAGGATGGCATTCAGGACGTTGTTCTGTCGGAACGACACAGACACTGCTTTATACAAGCATGTTAATGCCAGGCTGGAAAAGGACACTTGATTTTCGAAGAGCTGCTCTTTCTAGGAACTCCACCACCACTGGCAGTGGTTTGCAACAGCCACCTGCAGCTACAGGGACAGATCAATGAAGCCCTCGGGACAAACTTGGGCAGAAACTGCATGTGACATGAGGCTAACTGGAATGCAGGACAAACCCGTCCACCCAGTCCTGCACAGAATGCCCACATGCCTCTGGCTCCTGGCCACCCTCCCAACTGGGTTCTGTAAGGAAAAGTGCATTCAAGAGCAGCTGCCCTCTCTCTCCAGCATGACCGCATGTGACGGGAAAGGACAGGAACCCTCTGACCTGAGGAATAAGAAGAGCTGGTAGAATCACGAAAGCATGAGCTGGAAGGAACACTTGAAGGTCCCCAGCCCAACCTCCCACTGACGCAGGACTACTGCCAACACCAGACCATGGCTCTGTCAAACCACGTCTTGAAAAACTCCAGGGAGAGGTTCCACAGCCTCTCTAAATAACTGTCCTCCTAGGGAAAatctttttcctaatgtccaacctgaacctCCCcttgattaatattttattttcccaaaggCCAGAGCCTGCAGTACTACTCATGGTGCTGCAAAGCAATATACTCAAGTACAtttaaaacatgaacaaaagaGAGATCGCAGGCAACTAATATTAGAATGAGGCAGAATGTGGTCTAGATATCACCCTGCTGATTGAAGTGATGGCACTCAGCCCAGCAGACAGCAATTCCCAGCTGAACAGCCAAGATCCATGAGGTTCATCTGAGGCTACACCATGGAGAGGTCTGAGGAACCACCCAAGCTTTCAGTTCAGCAGTCCTGTCTGTCAGGCCAACAGCctgctggctgcatttcagctgctgcCCAACTACCACATGTTCTTAGCACAACCCCAGTGAAGGGACACACATGAACTTATGTGCAGACAGATCAAGAGGACAAACTTCATCAGGCTTTCTTTCCATTGCATAATGTCTTcgatagaatagactatttcacttggaagggacctacaatgatcatctagtccaactgcctgaccacttcagggctaaTCAAgctaaagcatgttgttaagggcattgtccaaatgcctcttgaacactgacaggcttggggcattgaccacctctctaggaagcctgttccagtgtttgaccaccctctcagtaaagaaatgcttcctcatatccagtctgaacctcccctggcacagctttgagccattcccatgcatcctatcactggataccagggagaagagatcagcacctccctctccaagtcccctcctcaggaagctgtagagaacAGAACAATGAGGTTgaccctcagcctccttttctccaaactagataaacccaaagtcctcagccgctccttataggacattccttccagccctacCACCagcttggttgccttcctctggaCGCATTCGAGTGCCTTAACATCATTCTTAAATGGTGAGGCCCAGAACTGCATACGATGAAGAGCAATTTGGTCATTAAAAGATACTCACTCTCTTCTTTCGGTTGCAATCTGTCTCTCGaggtgaaaaggaggaaaatttatCCCTGGGAACAGGCTTCATACCAAGCTCCTCTCGAATTTTGCtaaagaaggggaggaagagtgAATGTTATTACGACCAGCTGGCAGAACCTTCCTCTGCCAGGCCAATCCTTTCTAATCATGGGCAACCATGCAAGAAGTATCTAACTGAAGGAATCAAGGCACATCTATTCACACGCCACCTCTACAGACCACAACACCCCAAGCAAACCTCCCACATGTAGCAAGAGCCTCACAGCTGTAAAATGTAAACAAGCATGCTGCTACAAGGTGTCTGCTCACAGCCCCACCTGGGACAACAGATTCCCATGCCCCGATGCTAGCTGGGACAGCAGACCGTGTAGCACTGCACTTGAACAACACACAGTGCCACAGCGCTGACATGGCCAAAGCATGTCACAGAAGCAGAGCTAAGCAAGAATGGACTGGAGCTCACACTTCAGAGAGGATCCATCTCTGTCTGCACATGCAGCTGACACACTTGAGAGTAAGTACCCACCTACAGATGAGCCTGTTTCGCAGATAGAGAACCAGACCCACAAGTGCTATTAAACCAGCACAGCTCCACCACAGTAACTGGAACAACAGGAATTTGCACCAGCTGCAGGCCTGGCCCATGGAATATCAGGGTTGGCTGGCAGGGTCCTTGCATGCTACACAGGAGTTCAGCCCAGAAATCCTAACAGCTCACAAGTAAGCCCTCACTTTGTCTCCTCCAGACTGAAGTTCAGCAGTTCACTCTCGGTCTCCGTTGTGGATTCAGCAGCACTGGATTCAGCAGACTCAGGGCAGCCGTTCTCCATGCTCCTCCTGGCTGGTGGGGCCATGATCTCCTCACCATCAACCAGGGCCTGGGACAGTTCTTCCTCTGTCACAGctgcaaaagccaaaacaaaaccctgctgCAATAAACTGCAGCAGTCCAGGAAGACAGCATCTGTCATGAGGAAtgtactgctgctgcagagctatACCGCAGGGGTTTGGGTTCAGAAATTGTCCTTTGTACTGGCCTTTTGCTTTCATCCTCCTTCCTGCAGTAAAAGCCGTGCAGGAAAACGCCAGCAGCCATCACCAGTCAGTTTCTCAAAGTGGGAAAGATATCAGGGAGGGATGCAAACATGCTTTGCCATTTCTTGTCTCTGGAGAAGGCTCCAAAAGCCACCAAATTACTGCTACCAGATggaaaagcttctctttttttttttgacagcagaTCCAATTACAGAATCTGTTTTGCCACAGCAAAGGAGAGCTCTCTAAAAAACCACTAATTAGTGGTACTGTCTCAGCTATAATGAGGCTCTCTCAGCTAGTGTTAACTCCGGcactgcagggaagggaagggagaaaacagCTTAGAAGGGGTGGATCTTGCAGAGGGGATGCTGAACATCTAACAAATCCTGACTCAAGGAATAGTCAAAGGACGCCTTAACAAGAGGAACCAACACGTCACTGGTTTCCAGTTCACCCTGCCCATGGCCTGGGGCTGTTCATTTACCTGCAAACACCCACCTTGGTTATCAAGCTTCTGCAGGCTTGGTAGGTTACGCAGCACTGTCATTCGGTAGCGGTGGGGGTCCGACCCACAACAGGGATTTTCAGACAGCCACAGGACCCTCAGCCGGGGTAGGTTTTTGAGGTAGAAGAGCTCATTTAGGCTTGCAATGTTGTTCTTCCTCAGATACAGTTCACTCAGATTCTGGCACTGATTCAGCGGCTCAAGGTCCGAGATGC contains:
- the CFAP410 gene encoding cilia- and flagella-associated protein 410 isoform X2, which gives rise to MRLTRAAVLARAKAGALDSVRRLNCWGSHLTDISICRDLPNIEVITFSVNGISDLEPLNQCQNLSELYLRKNNIASLNELFYLKNLPRLRVLWLSENPCCGSDPHRYRMTVLRNLPSLQKLDNQAVTEEELSQALVDGEEIMAPPARRSMENGCPESAESSAAESTTETESELLNFSLEETNKIREELGMKPVPRDKFSSFSPRETDCNRKKRELDMEGLEIVQQTVGRRLQAFRKKDLQEE
- the CFAP410 gene encoding cilia- and flagella-associated protein 410 isoform X1, which translates into the protein MRLTRAAVLARAKAGALDSVRRLNCWGSHLTDISICRDLPNIEVITFSVNGISDLEPLNQCQNLSELYLRKNNIASLNELFYLKNLPRLRVLWLSENPCCGSDPHRYRMTVLRNLPSLQKLDNQAVTEEELSQALVDGEEIMAPPARRSMENGCPESAESSAAESTTETESELLNFSLEETNKIREELGMKPVPRDKFSSFSPRETDCNRKKRNNVLNAILLLMKELDMEGLEIVQQTVGRRLQAFRKKDLQEE